The following nucleotide sequence is from Gemmatimonadota bacterium.
CCCAGGTCCCACGCCGCGATGCTGCCCCGCCTTTCGCTGGCGCCAACGCGCGTAGAAATTGAAGAGCCCGGTTTCGGCCGGGCTCTTCCCCTTTGGGACCGAGGTGTAGGCATGCACCTGAACTTCCGCACGGCGGGCGAGTCCCACGGCCGGGGTCTGGTGGCGCTGGTCGAGGGCGTGCCCGCCGGCCTGGCGCTGCTCGTCGAGCGCGACATTGATCCAGAGCTCAGGCGTCGCCAGGGCGGGTACGGCCGGGGCGGCCGCATGAAGATCGAGCAGGACCACGGCGAGCTCCTCTCGGGTGTTCGCCTGGGCGAGACGCTGGGGTCGCCCATTGCCCTAGTCGTATGGAACCGGGATTGGGAGAACTGGCGGGCGGCCATGGCCCATGAGCCGCCGCCACCCGAAACAGACGAGAAACTGCTCCGGCGGGTCCACCTGCCGCGCCCCGGTCACGCCGACCTGGTGGGCGTGTTGAAGTACGATCGGGCCGACGCCCGTGACGTGCTCGAGCGCGCCTCCGCGCGCGAGACCGCGGCGCGAGTGGCCGCGGGCGCAGTCGCCAAACGCCTGCTGGCCGAGCTCGGCATCCGCATCGGCAGTCACGTCACCATGCTGGGCGGGATAGAAGTCCGGCGGCCAGCCGAGCTCCCCGAGGACCTGAACGCCGCCGCCGATGCTTCCCCCGTTCGCACCCTCGACCCCCAGGCCGAGGCCCGCATGATCGATGCGATCGACGCCGCGCGCGCGGCCGGCGACACCCTGGGTGGCGTGTTCGAGGTGGTGGCCACGGGCGTGCCGGTCGGCCTTGGCAGCTACGTCGCCTGGGACCGCAGGCTGGATGGGCGCCTGGCCCAGGCGCTCCTCTCCATCCAGGCCATGAAAGGCGTCGAGATCGGCCTGGGCTTTGCCGCCGCGGCACGCCGCGGCTCCGAGGTACACGACGAGATCGAAGCGGCGGGCCAGGACCGGGGCAACCTGCTGCGCACGGGTGGGTACTACCGCCGGTCCAACCACGCGGGTGGGCTCG
It contains:
- the aroC gene encoding chorismate synthase, which produces MNFRTAGESHGRGLVALVEGVPAGLALLVERDIDPELRRRQGGYGRGGRMKIEQDHGELLSGVRLGETLGSPIALVVWNRDWENWRAAMAHEPPPPETDEKLLRRVHLPRPGHADLVGVLKYDRADARDVLERASARETAARVAAGAVAKRLLAELGIRIGSHVTMLGGIEVRRPAELPEDLNAAADASPVRTLDPQAEARMIDAIDAARAAGDTLGGVFEVVATGVPVGLGSYVAWDRRLDGRLAQALLSIQAMKGVEIGLGFAAAARRGSEVHDEIEAAGQDRGNLLRTGGYYRRSNHAGGLEGGVTTGQPLVVRAAMKPLSTLMQPLRSVDLQSGQRADAVRERSDVVALPAAAVVGEAMVALVLADAVLEKFGGDSMTELQRNFQGYLEQLGRRAPRRS